Proteins found in one Misgurnus anguillicaudatus chromosome 3, ASM2758022v2, whole genome shotgun sequence genomic segment:
- the etaa1a gene encoding ewing's tumor-associated antigen 1, translating to MEGRGSQERCEIAKLTQMKSKVNRLRRSPKSATQNPARVCQTAEFKTPTRPARGQFRRVIPEDSPSSDPDCHQDIIWDTTSPSPIRHGRGHRRNVRLVDISDIANRIAPKNGRLEEADSSLMQWIGDSAIPCTPEVQQPKVKAMSTKQNTVDDLMRLAKQFDFNMRQDEAQEPHTNGLGSKSDVASCVFGVKSVPVALQSSNEKPADDRGQYQDMDDDLDFLFDGPTQQLSGRLSQMSDCRTQEKNPLKPLGSENGPLSANIKQVNNANQFEDDWNNDSILEDSLVLEMTQNPDLFTVPRNCSTQKQSTGFSINACSNAMAPKLQETKKDFKYSTSQGQKTTHRQTFQLETFHSGHQVQAKPLQRTGNQAFAVTKASPVPPSHSNVNQNQQYQHKSEIRQHPQNMSSLKAVSSTHFQPNTKETLPSTNSCTPKPSHSKPPFLNSVGVKQEAKDAITSDVLDEDLDSFFASDDIWDEGVEDDDLFCEACENLEVSGNPPLRVENSAAKTSKTQSDVSQNKTYIGSEMASQQTVFAHPKPPAYVSTSSANTSASLYRPKAHVVHSGPAGLDVNVSRETARPSGTTSNGPYKFTQVGRSSVVGTGSVRMQQGHERGVLATLQSDVRISDNHQFKKSYSPSIRSALVVTKEVCNTTAVKCSDAEIERKKQQALERRRLRMMSNQNLRAPI from the exons ATGGAGGGCAGAGGCAGCCAGGAACGATGTGAAATCGCCAAACTGACGCAGATGAAATCGAAAGTAAACAGACTGAGACGGAGCCCGAAATCAGCAACGCAAAACCCCGCACGCGTCTGTCAGACAG CCGAGTTCAAAACACCTACACGTCCAGCGAGAGGTCAGTTCAGAAGAGTGATACCTGAAGATTCCCCAAGCAGCGACCCAGACTGTCATCAGGACATTATATGGGACACAACGTCCCCATCACCAATCCGACATG GTCGAGGCCACAGGAGAAATGTCCGATTGGTGGATATATCAGACATTGCCAATCGCATCGCTCCGAAG AACGGTAGACTGGAGGAGGCAGACTCATCTTTAATGCAGTGGATTGGGGACAGCGCCATACCGTGCACCCCAGAAGTGCAACAACCCAAAGTCAAGGCCATGTCAACAAA aCAGAACACTGTAGATGATCTAATGAGACTCGCCAAGCAGTTTGACTTCAACATGAGGCAAGATGAAGCCCAGGAACCACATACAAATGGACTGGGTTCGAAAAGTGATGTGGCAAGCTGTGTTTTTGGTGTAAAGAGTGTCCCTGTTGCTCTTCAATCCAGTAATGAAAAACCTGCAGATGATAGAGGACAATATCAAGACATGGACGATGATCTAGATTTTCTTTTCGACGGGCCGACCCAGCAGCTCAGCGGGCGTCTCAGTCAGATGTCAGACTGTCGTACTCAGGAGAAAAATCCCCTTAAACCTCTTGGTTCTGAAAATGGTCCTTTGTCTGCGAACATTAAACAAGTTAACAATGCTAATCAATTTGAGGATGATTGGAACAACGATAGTATTCTTGAGGACTCGCTGGTGTTGGAGATGACGCAAAATCCGGATTTGTTCACCGTTCCACGGAATTGTTCGACACAAAAGCAAAGCACTGGTTTTAGCATTAACGCATGCAGCAATGCGATGGCGCCCAAACTTCAAGAAACCAAAAAGGATTTTAAATATAGCACATCTCAAggacaaaaaacaacacatcgaCAAACATTTCAGCTGGAAACTTTTCATTCTGGTCACCAGGTACAGGCAAAACCCTTGCAGAGAACTGGAAATCAGGCTTTTGCTGTGACTAAGGCGTCGCCAGTTCCTCCAAGCCACAGTAACGTCAACCAGAACCAGCAGTATCAGCACAAGTCTGAAATACGACAACATCCTCAGAATATGTCTAGTCTCAAGGCGGTTTCCTCAACACATTTTCAACCAAACACCAAAGAGACGCTGCCGTCTACAAACTCCTGTACACCCAAACCCTCCCATTCAAAGCCTCCTTTCCTAAACTCTGTTGGTGTCAAACAAGAAGCAAAGGATGCCATTACTAGTGATGTTTTAGATGAAGACCTAGATTCGTTTTTCGCATCTGATGACATCTGGGATGAGGGGGTCGAGGATGATGACCTCTTTTGTGAGGCGTGCGAAAATCTTGAGGTATCTGGCAACCCTCCTCTCCGTGTCGAAAACTCGGCCGCAAAGACTAGCAAAACACAAAGTGATGTGTCCCAAAACAAGACGTACATCGGTTCTGAAATGGCCAGTCAGCAAACAGTGTTTGCTCATCCCAAGCCTCCCGCTTACGTCTCCACGTCCAGTGCAAACACATCAGCATCTCTTTATAGGCCGAAAGCTCACGTTGTGCATTCTGGACCTGCAGGACTTGACGTTAATGTGTCACGTGAGACAGCGAGGCCATCTGGCACCACAAGTAATGGACCTTATAAATTTACACAGGTGGGACGCTCCTCTGTGGTGGGAACGGGAAGTGTCCGCATGCAGCAGGGTCACGAAAGGGGTGTGCTTGCGACCCTCCAATCCGACGTGAGGATATCAGACAATCATCAGTTCAAGAAATCATACAGTCCATCGATCAGGTCCGCACTGGTGGTCACCAaag aggtGTGTAACACAACAGCTGTGAAGTGCAGTGATGCTGAGATCGAGAGGAAGAAGCAGCAGGCCTTGGAGAGGCGAAGACTCAGGATGATGTCCAATCAGAACCTCCGAGCTCCTATCTGA